DNA sequence from the Pseudomonadota bacterium genome:
CGCCATCCCCGCTGGCGTGATCCGCTTCGTGTTCGGCGAAATGGGGCAGGAGCTCCTGCTCGCCAGCAAGCGGGTTCAGCCGATACGGCTATGCGATGCCGGCTTCGGTTTCCGGTGCCCGAACCTTGAGGAGGCCTTGCGCGTTTCCCTGGCGTCTGACCAGCCCGCGGTCAATCCAACTGCCTGACCAGGTCGGCGGCGCAGTCCTTGGCGAACTGGGCGAAGGTCGTCGCCGGACGGCCCATCACCGCCTCGAACTCGTCCGTCAGATAGGCGTATCTGCCGGCCCGGATGTTGGCGTAGAGCTGCAGCACGAGGTCGATGTACCAGGCCTCGTCGCCGGCGGCGCGCTGCTGCTCGCGATAGGCCTCAGGGCTCATGGCCTCATAAACGAACGTGCGGCCCGTCGCCTCCGACATCGCACGGGCGAGATCGCCATAGGACAGCGCCTCCGGCCCGCTGATCGTGTAGCACTTGCCCTCGTGCCCCGGCTCGGTCAGCGACTTGACCGCCATGGCGGCGATATCGCGGGTATCGATCCAGCCGATCCGTCCCTCGCCGCCCGGTAGCGCCATGCGCCCGCCGGGCGCGTATTCGAACATCATCTGCATGAACCAGCTGGGCCGGATGTGTGTCCAGGCGACGCCGGAGTCCTCTAGAGCCTTTTCCGCCAGCCCGTGCCGGCGCGCCAGATCGTCCGACGAGTTGATGTCGGCCGAGCGCGCCGAGAGCCGGACCACATGCTGAAGACCCGCCGGCTTCGCGGCGGCCAGGAAGTTCTCCAACATGACCACGTTGTCCTCGGGGTCGGGCGTCGCGTAATAGGCTTTCTGGACCCCGGCAACGACGTCGTTGAGTGAACCGGGGTCGCGCAGGTCGCCCTCGACCACCACGTCACCGCCAACGCCCAGATCGGCCGCGCGCGAAGCGTCCCGGGTCATAATCCGCATGGGATGGCCAGCGGTCTTGAGCTGATCAACGACCTCTCGCCCGACATGGCCGGTCGCGCCGATCACCAGAATGGGTGTTGTCATGTTTGTCCTCCGTGGCGGCGCGGTTGTGTTGGCTCTGGGGCTATGATCGGATGGCATCCGCCGCTCGTCCAGGCACTTGGAGGTTTGATGGCTGATCGTAGCGCGCTGACGGCGCAGATGATGCGTGATGGCGAGACCATGACCGGTCCCGTCGCCAACGCCGCCTTTGAGCCCGGACCGGACGCCACGGCGGCGCAGCGCGGCTTCGCCGGCACGCTGCACGTCGACGAGACGGCGCTGACGAGCGACTGTGCGGCGCTCAATGAACCGACCCTCCTGGGCGGCGACCCCCGCCTCTTTCCCGGCGTATCGATCGGTTTCACGACACAGGACGGCGCACTGATCCCCGACAGCCGCGGCTTGCGCCGATCCGGCGGCGACAGCTACTGGGACCTGGCGGCGGGCGCCGGTCAGGTGTGGTCGGAACCGGGAGACGGCGGGCTGTCGCGGGCATCATTCCCGTTCCAGCTCTCCAACGAGCGCGAGAACGAGACCCATAACGGCCTGGCATCATTCCTGTTTGACGACACGACCGTCACGCCGCTCGCCGTCCAGAAGATCACCCACACCCAGCCCGATCACATGCCGAATGCCTTCCAGCTTTGGGGCCGGGTTCCCATCCGCGTCGAAACCGGCGAGCCCGCCACGAGCGAAGCGGCGCGCCAGGATTATACCGCCGACCGCAGCGAGGAATTCGCCATCCGCCCGATCGACGAGCTCGCGGCCCATTGCGGCCACGACCTGATCGAAGCGCTTGCAGAGGGTCCGGGCGCCGACAGCGAAATCGTCGCCGGCCTGGTCATCGGCGATGTCATCTATGCGACGCCCATGCGCACCGAGCACGGCGCCGCCCCCTTCCCGCGCGCCATGCGGTTCGGTCTGTGGTCGGCGACCAAGGCGGCGTTCGGCACGACGGCCCTGATGCGCCTGGCCCATCATCTGGGCCCTGACATCGGCAACACGCTTGTCGGCGACGTGGTCGAGGTGGCGGCCGCGCATGACGGCTGGCTGCACGTCACGATCCGCGACTGCCTCAACATGGCAAGCGGTATCGGCACGGCCTCGCCGACCCGCGACGTCCTGGATATCCACGCCGACAACCTGACCGGGCCCGAGCATATCGGTACCGAGGGCGAAGCCTGCTACCGCGCCTATCAGGCCTGGTATGCCGCCAAAAGCCGTAACGACAAGCTGGCGGCCGCCTTCGCCTGTCCGAGCTACCCCTGGGGGCCGGGCGAGGTCACCCGCTACCGCGATCAGGACCTCTTCATGGCCGGCGTCGCCATGGACGCCGTCTGGAAGCGGCATCGCGGGCCCGACGCCGATCTCTTCGCCATGGTCGCCGACGAGGTCTATCAACCGATAGGCATTCGCGGCGCCGACATGAACCGCACCCTGGAGTCCGGTGGAGCCCTGGGTGTGCCTGTGACGGCGTTCGGCTTTTTCCTGGGCCTCGACGACATCGCCAAGCTTGGCCGGCTTCTGCATGACGGCGGAATGCACGATGGCGAGCAACTGCTCGATCCGTCGCTCGTTCGCGAGGCGCTCGACCCCTCGCCCGACAAGGGCTTGCCAACTGGCCACACCACCACCGATGGCGATATCACTTATCACCTGGCCTACTGGATGCAGGGCTATAACAGCCGCGAACGCGGCTTCATGCGCCTGGCGACCATGCGCGGCTATGGCGGCAACATCATCCAGCCTTTGCCCAACGGCATGACCGCGTTCCGCCTGGCCCACGACACGCCGGACGCCGACGAACGCTATGACGCGCTCAAACTCGCGCGCATCGCCGATGCCGTGAGGCCGCTTTAGGGCGCGCATGACCAGCACCAGCCTTGCCGACATTCTCCACGCCGACACCGAGGAAATGCGTCGCGAAAATGGGATCGGTTCCGACCCCGACGTCGTCGCGAAACACTACGGTTTCGAAAACTGGTCGGCGCTGCTGGCGTTCTCGCCCTACATGGGAGAGCTCACCGGCCCCGGCACCCTGACCTTCCAACGCTGGCTACCTGTCGATCGCCGGCACATCTGGCAAGCCGTCAGCGATCCCGCCGAGTTATCGCAGTGGTTCATGGAGACGACCATGGAGGCCCGTATCGGCGGCCGGTTTTCGTTCAAACACGGTTGGAATGGTGTTGTATCGGCCCTGGAGCCCGGTTCGGCGATCGCGTTCACGGCCGATCAGGGCGGCCAAACCCGGTTTGAGATTGCCGATAGCGACAACGGCACGCGCTTCCACCTGCTCGACCGAATGGGACCAGGCGTGACGGCGCCAGACGGTGAGCTTGGTGACCTGGACACCCGGCAACCCGGCGGGCCCGGCACCCATTGGGTCGGCGTCGCCGTCGGCTGGCACGGTTTTGTCGATTCGCTGACCGGACATCTCGGCGCCCCGGTAACGACCGTCGGCGAACATGAGATGACACTGCTCTACGACCGCCTGCTAGCAGCGCACTTCGGCTCATCACAACTCGTCACGGGCAGGCAAGTGCCGTTTCAGTGACATAGATTCCACGGCCCTGGACCGTTAGTCTCAGGTCTCAGGGAGGCAAGGCATGCAGCGACGCCTGGCGGCCATACTTGCAGCGGACGTGGTCGGCTATTCGCGCCTGATGGGCACGGATGAGGTCGGCACGCATGCACATCTGAAGGACCTGCGCCACGACTTCCTGGAACCCGTCATTGCCAAGCACAAGGGCCGGATCGTCAAGCTGATGGGCGACGGTCTGCTGCTGGAGTTTCAGAGCGTCGTCGAGGCGGTCGAATGCGCGGTGGCCTGGCAGAAGG
Encoded proteins:
- a CDS encoding SDR family oxidoreductase is translated as MTTPILVIGATGHVGREVVDQLKTAGHPMRIMTRDASRAADLGVGGDVVVEGDLRDPGSLNDVVAGVQKAYYATPDPEDNVVMLENFLAAAKPAGLQHVVRLSARSADINSSDDLARRHGLAEKALEDSGVAWTHIRPSWFMQMMFEYAPGGRMALPGGEGRIGWIDTRDIAAMAVKSLTEPGHEGKCYTISGPEALSYGDLARAMSEATGRTFVYEAMSPEAYREQQRAAGDEAWYIDLVLQLYANIRAGRYAYLTDEFEAVMGRPATTFAQFAKDCAADLVRQLD
- a CDS encoding SRPBCC domain-containing protein; the encoded protein is MTSTSLADILHADTEEMRRENGIGSDPDVVAKHYGFENWSALLAFSPYMGELTGPGTLTFQRWLPVDRRHIWQAVSDPAELSQWFMETTMEARIGGRFSFKHGWNGVVSALEPGSAIAFTADQGGQTRFEIADSDNGTRFHLLDRMGPGVTAPDGELGDLDTRQPGGPGTHWVGVAVGWHGFVDSLTGHLGAPVTTVGEHEMTLLYDRLLAAHFGSSQLVTGRQVPFQ